The following proteins are co-located in the Cardiocondyla obscurior isolate alpha-2009 linkage group LG12, Cobs3.1, whole genome shotgun sequence genome:
- the LOC139107240 gene encoding alanine--glyoxylate aminotransferase 2-like: MAESLEQMSKSDTIRLRDRYIGQSCKLFYKSNPLKIVSAEGQYMYDEKGNRYLDCINNVAHVGHCHPDVVRAGQEQMALLSTNSRFLHDNLVICASRLASLLPEPLSVCFLVNSGSEANDLALRLAQTHTKNKDVITLDHAYHGHLTTIIDISPYKFNKPNGTGKKDWVHVAPCPDVYRGKYRAADYVDEDLGVKYADDVKQICKDIKSQGRGVCAYIAESLMSVGGQILPPPNYFKNVYRYVREAGGVCIADEVQVGFGRVGSHTWAFQLYGEDVVPDIVTLGKPMGNGHPVAAVITTPEIARSFYNTGIEYFNTYGGNPVSCAVANAVMEVIEREGLQENALKVGNHLIAELKKMAKRRKIIGDVRGAGLFVGIELVRDRIKKIPATAEAKHVVSRMKEKKILVSSDGPDDNILKLKPPMVFTLENANLFLSVLDEVLEEVDIDFEEEPEATTTIIKATISSIEVDRNTTKLKHNGNSLFVRAN, from the exons ATGGCGGAATCTCTCGAGCAAATGTCAAAATCTGACACTATAAGGCTTCGCGATCGTTACATAGG ACAATCGTGCAAGTTGTTTTACAAGTCAAATCCGTTGAAAATCGTGAGCGCCGAAGGACAGTACATGTACGACGAGAAGGGTAATCGATACTTGGACTGCATAAATAATGTTGCGCACG TTGGTCACTGCCACCCGGACGTCGTGCGAGCCGGACAGGAACAAATGGCCTTGTTGTCCACGAACAGTCGGTTTCTTCACGACAACCTGGTGATATGTGCGAGTCGACTGGCGTCGCTTTTGCCAGAACCGCTGTCCGTTTGTTTCCTAGTAAATTCCGGAAGCGAAGCTAACGATCTTGCTCTCCGCCTTGCTCAGACGCACACTAAGAATAAGGACGTTATTACGCTGGATCA CGCTTATCACGGACATTTGACCACGATAATCGATATCTCGCCATACAAATTCAACAAGCCTAACGGCACCGGCAAAAAGGATTGGGTGCACGTG GCTCCTTGTCCGGATGTGTACCGCGGAAAATATCGTGCCGCTGATTACGTCGACGAGGATCTCGGCGTTAAATACGCCGACGACGTCAAACAAATTTGCAAAGATATCAAATCGCAAGGACGTGGCGTTTGTGCCTACATCGCGGAAAGTCTTATGTCGGTCGGCGGACAGATTTTGCCGCCGccaaattatttcaaaaatgtatACAG atacGTACGTGAAGCAGGAGGAGTATGCATCGCGGACGAGGTCCAAGTCGGTTTCGGAAGAGTCGGCAGTCACACGTGGGCCTTCCAATTGTACGGCGAGGACGTTGTACCCGATATAGTCACGTTGGGCAAACCCATGGGCAATGGCCATCCCGTCGCTGCTGTCATCACGACGCCAGAGATAGCGCGTAGCTTCTACAATACTGGAATTGAATATTTCAACACG TATGGGGGAAATCCCGTGTCCTGTGCAGTGGCAAATGCTGTAATGGAAGTCATAGAGCGTGAAGGCCTTCAGGAGAACGCCTTGAAGGTCGGAAATCATCTAATCGCGGAACTGAAAAAAATGGCAAAGCGGCGGAAGATCATCGGTGACGTGCGCGGGGCTGGTTTGTTTGTGGGCATCGAATTAGTACGtgacagaattaaaaaaataccggCGACAGCGGAGGCGAAGCACGTAGTGTCTAGGATGAAAGAGAAGAAGATTCTTGTCAGCAGCGATGGACCCGACGATAACATTCTGAAATTGAAACCGCCAATGGTCTTCACGCTCGAGAATGCTAATCTTTTCCTGTCCGTACTCGACGAAGTGCTCGAAGAAGTCGATATTGATTTTGAAGAG GAACCGGAAGCAACTACGACCATTATCAAAGCAACAATCTCATCTATAGAAGTAGATAGAAACACCACGAAACTGAAGCACAACGGAAATTCGTTATTTGTTCGCGCTAATTAA